The sequence TTGAAGCGAGTCTGGTATGTCATATCAGCTCATAGACCATTTCCTCTCTACTATATATTGTTACACTATATGGCTAAAGGTATGTGGACAACTGAACATTCCACTTGTATTTGCTTTATGTAGTAACACCAGGATTTCATGGAGTTTCTTTGTGACTTCTTTTGTGGTCAATTTTGCTGTGGCTTGATTtcaactcttaatgcttcagcatatcaagacattttggacaattttatgctcgcaactttgtgggaacagtttggagatgtcctcttcctgttccaacatgactgcacaaagcaaggcccataaagacatggatgagtgagtttgggtcctgacctcaagctgatagaacacctttgggatgaattagagtggacactgtgagccagaccttctcgtccaacatcagtgcctgacctcacaaatgcacttctagaggaatggtcaaaaattcccaaaaacacactcctaatccttgtagaaagccttcccagaagagttgaagcttttatagctgcaaagggtgggcaattccatattatattcatgtgtatgtaaaggaagctgtcccagttttggcctggctcgcagtctccactctaattcatctctctgtgaagttcctccacaccagactcgctcatccatgtctttatggaccttactttgtgcactggtgtacagtcatgttggaacaggaaggggtcatccccaaactcttcccacaaagtCAGGAGcacaaaattgtccaaaatgtcttggtatgctgaagcattaagagttcctttcactggaactaaggggccgagcccaacccctgaattcaatgatttggaggggtgtcccaaaacctttggcaatatagtgtatgtaattactttctatgatagctgtactcatgtctGATCTGCAAGAATCCAAGAAGGTTTTGGTGCATTGTGATGGATGCAGGTTGTCATGATATCTCACGACATGTCTTGGCCCAAAATCTGCTGGAATTTTGAACTCTACTTCTGGTTTACGttcatttctgtttaaaatcTTTGTAGAAAATGTTCATGAACATCCCTTTGCAGATCTGTCTCCACTTTTTGGCCTTTTCCACTAGGTTTCAGAATGTTAGGGAGGTCAGACATTGATGTCAGGTGATGTGTCCTGGGGTTCAGCCTTAAAGATCTTAAAGAGCCCCACATATGGGTATGACGGTCatgtgtccaaaaacttttggcaatagtgtaGTTCAGCAGGTGCattagtagtattttttttttacttaaagtTTCTATCTTTATAGTTCTTATAGTTCCCATTTTATAGTATTTCTCACGGATCAGGATAATAGACCCAGTACTATTTGAAGTGAAACGGCTGTGGCACAATCCTTCGAATGTTCTTCATGCCCTAATCCATGCACTGTGCATACAAGCGACACTACATATTATAAATTCTTAGATAAAGGTGTGTCTCTTATATTGGCGGAATGATCTGGTGTATAGAAATGATTTCCAACACACCCATGACcatattcttattcttatgtTTTTATAAGGTTTAGATATTATAAAAATGGCTGAACTTTTACATTAGCTGACTTTAACTTAATGGCAAGGCAAGTCAAATAATTTCATCTACTTGGTGCCTTCTTTTTTAAAACGAAAATTTTTTTCAGAACATGAATATACAGtcgcctccaaaagtattggaacgacAAGgtcaattcatttgtttttgctgtacGCTGGAGACAGATTAAAAGACGTATTAAAAGATtgaaagatgaatatgagaccTTGGACCAAAATTTCAActgattcatatttatttttcacatttatccCAAGTCCAAATGTCTCCTGTATAGAACAGAAAGACAAGACCTGGCCTTGCTGTTACAGtactttcagaggggactgtatgTAGTTATTTGCACACTAAAGCTTTACATTTTGGTTCTCTGCTCTTTCTAAAATATATTCAGGTCATGGTATCTACATATTttacttctagaggaatggtccaagatttccataaacacactcctaaaccttgtggaaagtcttcacagtagagttgaagctgcaaagggcgggtcaactccataatacgttcatgtgcatgtaaaggcagacgtcccagttttggcctggctcgcagtctccactctaattcattccaaaggtgttctatcaaattgaggtcaggccagtcaagttcctccacaccaaactctctcatccatgtctttatggaccttgctttgtgtactggtgcacagtcatgttggaacaggaacatccccaaactgttcccacaaagttgtgagcatgaaattttccaaaatatcttggtatgctgaagcattaagggttcctttcactggaactaaggggtcaagcccaacccctgaattcaatgatttagaggggtgtcccaaagcttttgccaatatagtgtatataacttTGATACTGAATATCAGAGAAGTGAAGGACTGAAAGTTTTCACACCTGCAGTACGTGAATGTGTTCAGGAATTACTGTCCAGTGGAAAATTTGGCGCTTCTGTTTAAGGGCTGCTGAAGATACTCAGGGAGCAGGTGttatttcagccgccttcagtaAAACATGATATGTGGGATGATGTCTTTGATATGCAAGTATATTGCCTTCACTATGTTTTGTAAGCTACTTTAATATCCACCCAGCatgaaataaaaagattcaATAAAAAGCCACATCGGTGTGGATTTCAATCTGGTTTGAAAGTTTTGGTTTTTCTCTTCATTGTGTGTTCCAAACTCAGCGTACTGAATAAAACTGACCCCAAACAGTCTGATTACGCACTTGTGATAGAAAGTTTGTGTCTCGTTGTGATCAGGTGAATTCTTCTCCAAAGTTCATTAACGTATTGTGTGAGTGGATTAACTGCAGTGTTATGTGTAAAACCTGTGAAGAAAATGCACATGCCTGTGaagtaaacacagagagagcaagaataTCTTTGCTGTTGTACCTGATGCAAGATCTTGTACTTAAAGAAGATGCACGGATGTTTGGTTTGTATAAGTACAATGACAAGTGAACACGGATATATACATAGTATTAGGATAGCTAAATATTCACATCTGAGTGTTTAGGATACCGCATTCTGCTATTAATATTATTGCTTAATGTAAATTTGTGGAATTAAGGTTTCAATGTCTTATTATTGCTTGTACCTTACTGcaggaaattaaataaataaatgaatgtcactgtattttttttaaaatatatattgtatttggGCTTCATGTTTAAATCagatattaaaatgaatattggGCTAGAAGTGAAAGTAAAATTTCAAACAAGTATTTAACGGTCATCCTGTGCAGGGAGTACCCTGCCTTGTGTGTccagagtctcctgggataggctctagGTTCCACAATGGTGTgtagaatggatggatggtccCTCTTTGCTGTGGCTAAATGTTTTAGTTCACTATACAAGGTTTACaatgttatttttataatgTATATTCTGTAATGAACATACTAATGCGatataaaatattatgtaaTGAGCAGACTAATGAGTCTTTGGCTTGCATTCAAAAGCTATGTGATTTCTCGCACgtgttttgttgacagattggtggcatgggtggtctgttccaTTTTTagtccaagcttggtggcacgacttcctgtgaggacccttgaccattggaaattggtaatactggtaatatttttgggtggctggaacagattatatgcatttacattatttcttatgggaaaagtCGCATCACAATATGAATTTTTACGCATTAAGAGCTTGCCTccagaaagaatttcattcgtatgccgaggttccactgtataactGCGTGGAAATGGCTTGATTGATTGCAGTGTAGAGACAAAGGTTATACATTTTTTACAAGATTGGAGAATTATCACTAATAGGACAGGGAAGAAAACAATGCTTtgggtaaataaatacaaatgaatcTAAAAGATTACCTTGTATGATAAAATCATTATTTTGCAAAGGCATTAACGCTCATAAGTATTAAtcctttaatttattaaaattgtacttttattttttgagaACCTGACGGCGATGATGATGTTAAATCAAAGCcatcctctcacactcaccttCTGCCACATGTAGGCTTCCCGGAGTGTGATGATCTCGTGTTCTCGGTGATCTCCCTGtacagcacacaacacacacacaatcttttcGTCCTGTTTGCAGTACAACGAGCCCTCCTGTCCATGTTCCTTACATCTCAGTCTTTCTActgtcactgtgtctctctttcctgATTCACACCCACTCTGCTCCTCATCCTGCCCCTCCATCCCTACAGCTCCACCCCCAGCGGCCACGGCCTCGGCCTCTTCCATCCGGTTTGCGTGTGCCTCGGGTTGAGCATTGATGTGGGCGTTGGCATTCGCTCCAGGTTCTGGAGGTCTGTAGGGCTGAAGTGGATGTCTGGTGCTTCGTGTGTGTTTCTCGGCGTGAATCATGCAGAAGGCAAAGCGGCAAATAACACACATTTGCATAGCCGGCTGCGGCTCGTCTGGTTCACATGCGTCACATGTGCCGTCCATCTGGGGCAGGTCATCATCATCGTTGCATCTATCCCAGCATGCTCCTGGAGGGTTCATATTGGAGAAAGGGAGTAGCAGTCTgggatgagagagaaagtgagagagtggtCCCAGGGAAGCCTAGAGGGAGAAAGGAGCAATTTAAAAATAGCCACAGCTCAGGGGACATGGTA comes from Hemibagrus wyckioides isolate EC202008001 linkage group LG14, SWU_Hwy_1.0, whole genome shotgun sequence and encodes:
- the trim44 gene encoding tripartite motif-containing protein 44, which gives rise to MNPPGACWDRCNDDDDLPQMDGTCDACEPDEPQPAMQMCVICRFAFCMIHAEKHTRSTRHPLQPYRPPEPGANANAHINAQPEAHANRMEEAEAVAAGGGAVGMEGQDEEQSGCESGKRDTVTVERLRCKEHGQEGSLYCKQDEKIVCVLCAVQGDHREHEIITLREAYMWQKSKEGIDLLACTQEMSEKIKTKWTSPDMSPDELERYVNQQFDELQKLVRQEEWRVLHLVDLKEAFLTAHAAEKIAEISVHTEKLQEEMDSITQQLGELDHAEQNGVAPANLAPLLAGQPRPPGAAILEQRPLMDPEARPRLPAQQRDPQDPRDYGDGEDSSMGHAP